A stretch of DNA from Orcinus orca chromosome 3, mOrcOrc1.1, whole genome shotgun sequence:
caaaacaccattctgaacattgtccgaggtaaaaagataaataatacctagccccttaccctcaaggatcttccagcttagcaagggaaataaaacatgcacacagatgactgcaacaaaaagaagataatgattgCTGCCAGACGTTTGGGGAGAATGAGTagagcaaagagagaacacagaataaggcaacattcaacagtcagccaagaactatttgttgagcagttgcaagctgtgacctggaaatggaagaggagaacatAGATCTTCCCATGGGCAGGTGAAAAATCAAGTGTTCTCACTTGTAGCACAGCTCTTCAAATATATGTTTTGGCACCAAGTGCCTACTAAGTAGccttaaattaaaactaaataaggaTACAGTCTCTATCAAATATAGCCTCAGGTACTGCTGCCTACATACTAGGATCACAGTATTTGTGTCCCAAGGATGCCTTTCTAGTGCtttgcttctttccccctttGCAAACTAGCTAATGCTGCCTTACCAGGATATCTATTTCACTTGTTCCAGCCTTTTTGATCCAATGTATTGAATAGCAGAATAGGTGAGTTACAAGAGGATATTttgacttcaaacaacagaaataaaataccatataattgaaaaaaaagaggcaatctTTCAGGCACATGTGGATCCAGGAGTTCACATGTTCTAACcaggtccctttctctcttccccaccccttcttctctctgccttttctcctctctggtagTTCTCATTATGGGATTCAAATATTTCCCTGTTTATGTGGGAGCTTCTGGCACAGCTGCGGGCTTATACCCTCGCAGCTCCAGGGCTGGCTGGAAGGGGCGGGCGCATCACAGCATAAGGTTGCACAAGGTGTGCACTTATATAGCAGGGCATCACATCTATGAGTGATTGATGATCACATTGCATACAGGGGTAGCTTCGCATAGTTTTTACATCACTTTTCTTGAAGATGGCAGTAAAATGGtatgtttttacaaaatcaaatagtGTAACGTTGtccaaaagatatacataaagcatttagaggaaggaggctcctttttcttttaactccggCACGGATTGTCTATTGGACAGTGGTAACCCTATGTCATCAACCTCGTTACTCCAGCAGAAGTCCAGGGATTAGCCCTGCATAACTCTTGTTAGCCTCTATTCCCTTCCTTGAACACTGTAGccagaaggtttttttcctcctcaaaccttaagtattgaaacctggaggaggggcatgtctgaaaagaaaatgatggactggactctccctagaaggaagataaatgggtggtcaagaagaaaaaaaataaaatcctctgtaccaggaaatgtttgaagtGTTGTTTGGGTATCAAAAAACGGGTGCCCTACACATAAAGCAACAAAGGATATTGGTCTAAAAAGAACACCATGGCCCAAGGTGCATGACCTATTTcaacagaggatttgaaagttaaaagttaacctgtaaaacattcaattcaatttcatcattttacagatgggcaaaggaaaactcaggcacaggaacagaagtgccaaggtcatacaggtggttggtggaagagacaaccaacttcccaacttctgactttttaggtgtgtgtgtgtgtgttgttttgtttatgtgcaaggacatttttctttagtacgctaacattacaacagaaagtatagtcttgttttggttttctctgcgCCCTCAATTCTGTATAAGACAGTTTCGCTGCCCTCCAACAGAAAGGCTCAGCAAGAGTAGAGACCACCATAAGCAGTACACGTGGGCACCAAGGGCAGATACATTGCCCTTCCTTGTGTAGGAACTAGGGCCACTTGTTGCTTTAATGGGCCAAGTTTGGGCTGGACCTGCAGGAGGGGACACCTTTGAAAAACAGCTTCCTAACTGCACTACAACCTGCTCTGGCATCCTGGTTCcactccccaaaccccccaaatcttcagccagaaaaaaaaaaaaagaagaatggatcaCTGGATCGATGGGGAGATTTCTGTCTGCTCCTCCTACTGCCACCTCTTTCTTGCTATTTCCTGCCCGAGGAAACCTGACATCAGCCCAAAAGCATCTCTGGAAATGGGTAGGAGGGAGCCTTACACCTGTCAGCGCCAGAGAAGAAAGGGCGCTCTGCAGAGTTCTCAGTTGTTCCATCTCTtgcgatgaaaggaagaaaaggagcgaaTCCGCCACAGATTTACTGGAGACCAGGGTTACTTCATCCGGCTCCGGCCACAGTAACCCCTGAAGACCAAAGATGCATTTCCattcccagcatttcttgttggcgtctttccctacaggctagcccagtgcctggccccggAGAAGTCTCTGCGTAAAGGTTCTTTAGGTCATAAATCAggctcctgtgtgtatgtgtgtttttcttaggaGAAACTGGCACAGACGAATTAGCAGTACAGACTGGGGTCTCCCTACTACCCTTCATGCTTGGCGGCATCACCTTCGACTACCTCGCATTCTCTCGGCGCTGACAGTCCCGGCTCCGGACCTCAGGGTTGGAAGCAGTCAGCCCCAGCTAGAACCGCCCTGTCCGGGGCTGATGCCACCCTGTGCCTAGAATGTGCGTGTGGGTGCAGGCGGGCGAGCGAGCGGCTTCTACAGTGAGACCGAAGCAGGAGCTCAGCCTTCGCCTGCGACCTGCAATCCCCAGATTCCCTGGGGACCTCGAAACTCCCAATCGGAGGTACTCCCCCCCCACACAGCCGCCCACCtttccctccccccttacctcagCACGCAGCCCCTCCCTGCGTGATGATGCAAAACCGTGGGGAGGGTGGgcgctgggaagggtggggagagcctgagagcgagcgagggtgggagggagtgggcggaggaggagagggagccgaACGCGCATTTAAAGCGATAGCCATGCTCgctctctccccagtgctgggctgtTGGAGAGCTCGAGCTGCAAGCCACCAAGCGCGAGCTCGAGCGCGGCGCGCTGGCCGGGGAACCCAAGAGCGCACGGCGCCCCCAGATGGCAGGCGCCGCGGGACCCCCCACCCTCGCCGGCTGCCCTTTCCCGGGCGCCCCTACCCTCCTCGCCCGCAGGAGACCCTGGGCTTCCCCGGAGGAGCTCACCCCAAGGGGCCAGGACTCCGGCGAGCCCGCCACCGTCCCCTCGAGTGCCGCCGCCACCACCGCAGCCGCGGGAGCAGCATGGTCCAGCTGGGGAAGCTGCTCCGCGCCCTGACTTTGATGAAGTTTCCCTGCTGCGTGCTGGAGGTGCTTCTGTgcgcgctggcggcggcggcgcgcggccAGGAGATGTACGCCCCGCACTCCATTCGGATCGAAGGGGACGTCACCCTCGGGGGGCTGTTCCCGGTGCACGCGAAGGGTCCCAGCGGAGTGCCCTGCGGCGACATCAAGAGGGAGAACGGGATCCACAGGCTGGAAGCGATGCTCTACGCCCTGGACCAGATCAACAGCGATCCCAACCTGCTGCCCAACGTGACGCTGGGAGCGCGGATCCTGGACACTTGTTCCAGGGACACTTATGCGCTCGAACAGTCGCTCACTTTCGTCCAGGCGCTCATCCAGAAGGACACCTCCGAAGTGCGCTGCACCAACGGCGAGCCTCCGGTTTTCGTCAAGCCCGAGAAAGTAGTTGGAATGATTGGGGCTTCGGGGAGTTCGGTCTCCATCATGGTAGCCAACATCCTGAGGCTTTTCCAGGTAGGGGGGCGCTCCCTCCGGGGCAGAGCGCACCGTAGCTCCCCGCGctctttatcctgaaggctggctTGGACTCCAGGGGTGCGGGGTCTGGTCAGCCTTCGCTCATTTCCACCCTGGAGATCCTGCCgaatccctcccacctcacccgagGAGGTACTTTCCCTGCTTGATTcatttcccttccatctctcccctgtCCGCGCTCCACTCCATCCGGCTTGACATTCTGGATTTATGGCCCCATTGACAAGAAACAGTCTCCGAAAAACAAGGCGATGATTTAAATGGGTTTGCATTCGAGTGAAATATGGTTCCAAAACAGGCTTGTAAAAGTGCCGGGCTCCTGTGACAGCCACTTAGGCGCAAGGaatatgaaagatgagaagacgcctagaaactaggcatttctcaactccccagcttccctgccccaagCCGCCCGACAAGCTGCAGCTCCCTTGGAAAATTTCGAGAAGAGCTTAGGGAGGCAGTTCTTAAACCGAAGGCTAGGTCTTCACCTACATTTGGACGTGAATTGCCCATTTCGCTCGGGTTGGATTTCCCGACCTGTAACCTGTCTCTGCGAGGGCATGGGGCGGAAGGCGTGGGGACTGTCCTCAAGCGGGGAGAAGCCACCCGCAGACGTGCCCCCAGGTGATTTGCTCTGGGCAGTTGTTTGCACCGTCTAAACTGCCTTTGCGATCCGGCCACTGGCAGGAGCCGGGCGATCAGCTTTCTACTCCTGCCAGCTCATAGCCCGGAGGTGAGCTCATGCTAACTGCGAAACACAGTCGCTTTGTCTGCACCCACCCTGTGCCCATCCTTTCCCACGACCTCTCTAacgcagcccccaaccccagtcctgggTTTTGAGGACGATTCTCAGAGCCAGACAAGAAGGCGCCTGGAGGGAGGCAGTAGGGTGCGCTGAGCAAGGCCGGGCGGTCCTCTAGCTCCGGGTGCAGGCGGGCAACGGCGGAAGATGCGAGGACGGCGGATCGGGCCCGCTGAGCGGTGGGCGGTGCTGCAGTGCTCTCTCACCGCCTGCTCCCGCAGCCTCGGCCCCGAGGCTCCTGTGCCGCCCTGGGTATAGATGGATGGcttctggatgaagaaattgagtttcagggtctgcgtgactatgggttctcttgtttctctgtcttgcttcctgtgtgtctctctccttgtgtctctttctccctgctgttttttttttttttttgtctgtttgtatgttctccctttcaatttctgcctctcttttccttctctacccctGTATCCAagttttttgttcatctctgtcttgaagtgatcctttcctaatgcacagctctctccctgcctggtagGACCCAAGCTCAGTTAGTCCCTTCTCCAGATGTTCTGGCTGACCCTTATGCTCCCCGTAGCTAAAAAGTCGGCTCCCTCTCAAGTGCCTTTCCTGAAGCATGTTGGGTTTCTGGAGGGGACTCCTTGTGAGATTCAAGCTGTCACTACATCAGCACCCAGGGGTATGAAGTTTGTGTTTGTGCCAGAAGGAGGGGTGCCTGTCTAAAGCTGCAGCCTGGtatggcccctctgagcctctgagcatCCCTAGCACCTGTTGAGTATGCCACCTCTAGATGTTTGCAAGGCCAAAAGTGCTTCTGGGCAGCCTTCACTTTGAGGTAATGCTTTCAGGAAGAGCCTGGGTTGTTGGAAGCAAAACCCAGAAGCACTTCCTTTACCTCTGAGCTTAAACTAGAGAACCTGAGGAGGCAGCGCTGCAGGGAGGATGAGGCCAGAGGTCACCTGAGAACCACAGGGGCAACTCACAGTATTTTTACTGGAGCTCTGGGGGTTGAAGGCACATTTgctgtttgacattttaaaaattattttggtgccTTCACTTGGAGCTTGGGAGCTTGCAGATGGGCCTGCCTgtcgaaaaaagagtgaaatcttaaaGTCAAGAGAGAGCTTGCAGACTAGGTGAAGGATTGTGTTTGCTGAAAAAGATTCCAGGGGGAGCTGATTCCTTCTCTGGTGTGTGGATCTGAGGCACTTGCAAGAAAAGAGAACGCTTGCCTTATGCTTAGTTCCCCcgttccctgggctgggaaggaaaggaactgaatgCCAGCATTAGCAGTGTGCGTTGGGACCAAAACCATTCagagaaaacactgtcattttcctctaatttgcaaattgcagctattcatgttggattgaacagctgagggaaaagagcccccagttttcacctgcatttattgagaagaggCTGGTAGTAGGAGGGATGCACCAACTTGTAGCTTGTGCTGCAAGCTGGATATAAGCTTGGTGTGAGCATCCTGGTTAACCACTGCCCATGTTCAAATATACAGAGATAGATTCCAACAATCTCTTCCAGTAGCCTTATTTTTGCGTGTGATCTTAGAAGCTCCTGGCATGTAAGTCCAGTCCCCAGTTTCCCAGCCTCTGTAAACCTGCAAAATGAATAGAGAGAATAGTGGAACACAGAGCCCTTGTTCAAAGACACAGTCActttagggaaagaggaaaagaacggGTAGGTGAATCTTCTCTGGAATTGCAGGGTTCAGCTCAATGAAGACTGTCCTGGATAAAAGAAACTCCTCTAAATGGTTGAATTCTTAGCTCTCCAgagatttgagttttcttttccccagtccctgtgggttgctgtggggaatgtgtcaaacctatcatttgagataaaaatttatggtgaggtaagcttctaggctgggggaaggaagacttagtgactgaaatgggggatgctaagcactggggggcaggaaggaacaAGGAGCTAGCAATGGATGTAACAAATGCTGCAGCTGCCAGCAAAGCCTGGATTGAACTGCCTTCCTGAAAATGAGGACCCGGGCAAGAATGACCACTCAGATGTAAACAGTGTCTCTGACTGGGAATTCTCATCTGCCTGCCGGTGGGCCAGAGCTGagcaagtcctttctctctcctctgtatGCACACTGAACTGGTTAGTAAGTGACATGTCAGAGGACAGGAATCATATTCAGTGGATCTTTCAAATCCAGGAGTTTGAGGCTAATGAAATTAGTGTGAGGCCAGGGCTCTGCCAACTAGAATtaagtcactgcagccaccctgcaatgcattttcagcctgaagggagcatCAGGGAGGAATTTCGGGAGATTTGTTTCGGAGCCTGTACAAAATAATACTCTCCTAATGctaagaaagattaaatgtaaattaatattgaccacgagtaacatatttaaaaaataatcgccGAGTGGGGGATGGCTTAAAGTGGAGAGATTATATAATATGGTGGCCAAAGAATAAATCTCCTCTGACCACTGTTTCATGGGCTATAAGTAAGATCTATTACAATGGAAAGTAATGGGAACGTTTTTATTCAAGGCTTCTCTGCTATTGACTTGAGAGCAAACACTCTGAGAGTATAAATTACTCTTGCTGTGTGCTGACTCTgaatgaacaatatttcatgtGCAGTGACATGGTCTAAGCTATAGACTTGGAATTGAATGGCATCTGTTTCAATTGTTTTGTTCTCTCAAGAGCAACTAGATAGAAAAAAGTGGTCAATTTGACCCTTGTGGGAGCGTGTTGCAAATCTAAACCTGTGTCCCTCAtaccataaatgaaatacatttgtaaatttgtaagtgttttccttctgttcattgatgcttgagtataatctcaaactttggcagcaacattttatacataagtacttggttttcttcctttcttctttctctttctcctctctctctctgtttctctctctctctctttctccatcttatgtaattggatagaactgggcacctaggatgatgtggtgttactatactgggattaaaaaaaaaaaaacaactctaacttacccttttaaaaatttcataaatacaggtgtcagtgccatttggaatagtctctataacaatttctgtctccacatttactgtgtttcagcaaatttacctaacagatggtgagtgggcaatttttaaaggggcattttttaaaggagcggagagggaaggaatagagacaggcacatactatatttgaagttacctccacgtgtattttatgtatgtatacccatacaattaagaagtctttggatgttttatcttcaagaataattcagataatGGATTACTTGACtatcataaacatttagggtttaacAGATTCGTTACATATAGATGTtgtatcatggatttaaaagaccGTAGCCAGCGGGCAGCGGCGGGCGGAGCGACCGAGGGGCGGCGAGGGCTGGGCGGCGGGTGCGGGGGTCCGTGCTTCCTCGCGGTAGAGGGCTGCGGTTCGCCGGAGACGCCTGGTTGCTCCGCGTTGCCAGGTTACCGAGCGCGTGCCCTGCGCCCGCTCTTCCGCCCGGGCCGCCCTCGGCGCCGCCTGAGCCGCGGTGCGGGCTGCGCGGGGCGCCGGTTCCGCGGAAGCCTGGATCGTGCGCTGCGTGCGGGACTCTCGTCGCTCGTGAACGGGGCGCGAGCGCGCGGGGGACGTAGGGCGCCGACCTGGGCCTCCCCGGCGCTCCGGCTCCTCTCCGGGCGCCCGCTCAGGGGCCTCCGGCGCGAGGCCCCCTTCGTGGtcaagatggcggcgcccaggCGGGCCGCGCAGAGGTGAGCTGGAGCCGGGCCCGGAGAGGGGCGAGTCAGCCACGCCCAGGACTTGGACTCCGGGCTGGTCTCCCGTCTCCCGGGGAGCGGCGGGTGAGTGGGCGCGGCCGCGCGTAGGTCCCTCTCGTGGGGTGGTTAGCTCTTCGTGCGTCCGCAGACTTCTGTCGTCTGATagatctggggtggcccaggttggaggcgagggtgcttgattggggaaacctgaggggtttaaggactctgttgggatcgtttcagatcccagcaagaagctgagcaagttttctcctctcttcccggctaagtgttctcccttctctgaagacgccagcttttctgaatcaccttgttccccggggggatacaattggtggttctgaccgtggaacgtaggacccggcgcggggaagcctgagcttgttctagttactttgtttgcaaagcacttgtcttgtctttggaatctttgtgtatataaccaacgttgggaagagccagcgttttctcctccaaaacactgcgaggggtaactttatacgtaagaaacaagtgggcgttcacatccatctcttttccaaccactgagttttggttgtgtttcctttctttaagtttgtctcgTTTTGAACtgataacaaaacaaacagaaaaaccataGCCAGTTACACAAAGTATATACtctagtctcagtcctgccattaattagctATGTTACcttaagtcatttattttttctaggcctcatttttctcatgtgatggtttttctttgaaaaagtatagtTTCTCGAAGTCGCTAATCTCTGTGTCATagttcagcttggagaaaacctgttcttaaccaaactccatgacattgtatttccagctccaactttggactttgagtgagttgggggcaactttttaaggatattttcacacagcttttttagttaatatcagtctagctgacttgtcatactcagactttctcccatattcttttaccagtgtgttccttagtcatatatataaagactgttgtgggaaaaatgacctcctgggtcagcttactGCATGGTCATTGACACAGGACAGGGAGTAAGATTCTgtggattttacagaagcagatacaggttTCATTAACCATGTCCTCTCTACTTTCATCTTACAAACACAGCAGGCTTTTCTTGAACTGCCAGataatgccatcctgcctcctcacgggccccggggatgagtcgcccagggactgaactctagtaaagcaggtgattggctcatgggtaggcatctgacctcggctaagtctatcagactgctccccaggacttttctctcagagcaaaatggaagaattgtcttttctctctggaatttctaagctggggatatatgactctgggactcccagtgaccatccagcacaaggagagactttctgtaaactaaagtcttgcagaggtaagcagggctgagggatggagagagagctggaaccctgctgatactctggaacgtccagatccaactgtatctgaatatggctgcatccctgaatttctagtacttgtttgttgaggtggtggttgttgtttggtttttgtttttaaatttcctttgactattttgaatttgttttcagccatgtgcatttgaaagcatcatagctaaaagagctaatttcctacattaatgtcaggtttgctgactggcattccttaagtgaaaaatcatatccgctattttctttaaataaaatccttctagctcaggtttgagatattcaaaactctgcctcctacccccctcttttccaacatttactatatCACCTTGAAGAACTTGtgaccacatctttcccatctagacgcagttgagagagagagcaaagacttctgatataaactgcaacctatacgcctcctacctggaagctttagaacatacttgattcttgtcattaaagcaaatcttttgttgttgtctccagggcacagaagcattttcatggcataatggagtacaaagtacattaagcctaactctacttctcaccctcttttactttaaataggcagaaaagaacaatctcaaacacattttcccaacaaataaaatacatatacgattatgtttagaagacgtttatgcaacatatagttagactgattaattaatggacctttcgccaattggcacagtaaatatatatgttcaatgtgctcaattaaaaagaagacaataacatatttttacaggttaattatctgagaagagaattgtgccagcacacttgatactacagtatttcatgtttgacaggtaatcttctttcaattatatttactgctaaatgtttcttggatcaagctattaaattataaggtcaaaagtaaaatgatatgaaattacaatgataaagggacacatatcccactttatgagaatagaagttctaatttcttttcaatactactagtagtgaccacagtactaatttgagcccttactatgagccactgtgcccatatacatttagttcttacagtagttctgcaaagggcatataataatccaccctgtaaagctgaagaaagtgattctcatagctgaaagtcacatagctggtgagtggcaaagtctagattcaaacttagagtcgtctgacaatgcccaggttgttgaccactatgtacactgctcaattgctgcaccaataaagaagtgcttgtaataattatagatttgcctaccccgaaactgcagtgatttaaagacatcaaagttgccagttgcttaaccacatctacttacagtaagaaattacattttatttcatttctaaaacaagattaattctgcaggcccatcgaaacttgagcacacaaatcctacctccaaatgaaagatgcttgttttccattattcaacacatggccctgtacagaggcaataaatatatagtagaattttcattcaaataaatgagaagagaggtttcttcttgtcctgattcagtgcccatcattatggattatgatggctcttcccaaactttacttcattcactccactctttctacaaaactccagtaatggaatccatcattcagatatatgtgcaaagcgaaaggactgtattaatacagttgctgaaagtcaagttgatagagcacaggaaatacatcctaataaatgcaacattaatgtttgtgtgggccttggagtgaggggtagaagaattttcagtttaatggaatattttgcctcttgctatgaaagtgcggcttaatagtcttgtaattggtcatttacagaatcctccatctctgggtttcatgctttctttactctgtagctgttgattccttctcttgttctggatggaagagagcaacgaagccacttcaaagggctcagcctgcctttttgtgttattgttgagatgaagatatttccatttattaaagcatactatttaaacatttttatcatgtttcaaacttgactgtgtcctgaaggtatgagcacaggcagacataatgggggatgttttccaggagagaacatacccttatcaaaggaattatcagaattttcatgtatggattgagaatcaaattctggagttagacctgaatttaaattcatactcacaacttattaccagtctcatcttgatcaaacggttaccacacttctcatcaatttccttatctttgaaagcagaataagagaagtatgcctggtggagttacacataaagctcatctgatagaatattcataaggattttgcacaaaatatacatggaaatattttagcaccgAGTTTAGCATGTGATTcgtcttcaatacatttaagagctattattttattattattatgctatcattaaatatcactattacttaaatgtcattattgctaAAATTGCTGTAAAACTACCACAATAACCCATGAtgaattcccctcttctgtttcctttgtttaaatggaaaatatatatataaatctagacagagaacactttagtgatcctattcagtggagtgagaatttccatggcactgattaaaacaaatgctgaattgcatggacttaagatagcagagaggggcttccctggtggcgcagtggttgagagtccgcctgccgatgcaggggacacgggttcgtgccccggtccgggaagatcccacatgccgcagagcggctgggcccgtgagccatggctgctgagcctgcgcctccggagcctgtgctccgcaacgggagaggctgcaacagggagaggcccgcgtaccgcgaagaaaaaaagaaaaaaaaaaaagcagagaggctaagagatttgaagttagac
This window harbors:
- the LOC125963951 gene encoding metabotropic glutamate receptor 7-like — protein: MLALSPVLGCWRARAASHQARARARRAGRGTQERTAPPDGRRRGTPHPRRLPFPGRPYPPRPQETLGFPGGAHPKGPGLRRARHRPLECRRHHRSRGSSMVQLGKLLRALTLMKFPCCVLEVLLCALAAAARGQEMYAPHSIRIEGDVTLGGLFPVHAKGPSGVPCGDIKRENGIHRLEAMLYALDQINSDPNLLPNVTLGARILDTCSRDTYALEQSLTFVQALIQKDTSEVRCTNGEPPVFVKPEKVVGMIGASGSSVSIMVANILRLFQVDGRYGIRKRM